The region GACCGGCAGCAACAGTAAAGAAAAACTTTTCAATCCTCACGTTTATTCCGGCACTCCTCACAGTAGCCATAAAACTTAACCTGGTGATCAATAATAGTAAAATTGCTGTTTTTGGCAATTATGCTTTCAAGGTCCTCTAGTAAATCGTCCGCAAATTCTATCACCTTACCACAGGCAAGGCAGATAAGATGATGATGGTGATGAGGAGTGCTAGTTTCGTTAATCTCATATCGGCTACGCCCGTCGCCAAAGTCCATTTTCTGCAATATATCGAGTTCGCTTAATAACTCAAGAGTGCGGTAGACGG is a window of Sporomusaceae bacterium ACPt DNA encoding:
- the fur gene encoding Ferric uptake regulation protein, which codes for MTIDLPSLRQKFKEREYKLTPQRQLILQVFIDNRDKHLCAEDVHNIVRQQSSDIGLATVYRTLELLSELDILQKMDFGDGRSRYEINETSTPHHHHHLICLACGKVIEFADDLLEDLESIIAKNSNFTIIDHQVKFYGYCEECRNKRED